The window CAAGTGATCGCCGATCATCCATAGGTGGATTGTCCGTTGAAGCAAGCTTTTCAATGATTCCGTCCTAACTGGCCCTACTGTTCCCCTGCTGCATCGACCTGCATCAATTCAAGGAACCTGGGCAAATCAGGGTGATGAAGGATCTTGCATCGGCGAACCAGTTCCAGTGTATAGGCTCTTCCACCGAACCACTCGGGACTGGGCGTATCAGTTTGGGTCAACCTATCCAATGGTGCTAACCAAAGTAAGGCATCTACGACCTGACCAACCGGCGCTTCCACGTATTTGCCGGATTCCAATGGCAACCGCTTACCGTCCTTCTCATAGAATCGGGGAACCTGGAAATCCAGCAGCCGGGAAAAAGGAATGGTATCAATGGCAGGGGTGCGGGTCAGCATGCATTGTGGCTGGGCCCCATTGAATACTTTATTCACCAGGGAATCCTTTTCATTGATCCTTGTCCAAACAACGGCATAGTTCACAGGAATCCGACGTGCCAACAATACTCCTAACTTCTCTTTACTGGAATCAACAGCCTGGAAGTTATACATGATATCCTTCCGGTAAAGGTGAAAGCCGCCATAAATGACAAGGGCTTTCCTTTTCCTTTGTAGCACATGGTTCACGATCAGGTCATAAGGGAACCTATCCCTGGGGGAACTGCTGACCCAGTCCTGGGTTGTATGTACTTTTGTCCAATCGATCGGAGGATCGCCCAACAATACGCGAATACGCCTATTTGCAGGAAGTCCTTTATTCAAGTCCCTTATGCTTTTGAAGAATCCCGCATAAACAGGGTTATCCCATACCAGGACCTGTGTGGTCTCGCGCCAGCAGGCAGCAAGTAAGGTATCGGGCACCAACTTACCGGCAAGATAGTCGTCCATGACAGGCTGGTACCTGGCATTCCCGAACTCCACCACCACATCATTAACGCGCCTGGGAAAATCCCGGTGAGCGATCAGCACCTGCAGGAACTCATGAAAGACTTTACTCTGATGATGGCCCTCATCAATAGCCACGATGTCCCTGTTTTTAAACAGGTCAAGCACCTGGCCTGCTACCGTGTAAAAGCCGGAAGGGGATCCCCCTTCCTGTGGAATACCGGATTGTGCTTTTGCAAAGTGCAATGACAATACCTGCAATAGCAGGGAAAGAACACCTGCAACAATTACTTTTCTTCCAAAGCGAATTCCTTGATGCATCATATGGCAATGTTTGAATGGGTACCCAAAATGAATATGCTGTTATAGGGCTTGCCTGCGTATGTCGAAAGAGCAGGCGAACCAACCATCCTTCCAACCCATGTCCATACACGTGGTTAGCTTTGAAGCACCTATTGAAAGCCCCTTTTCAAATCTCGGGAACAGCGCATTGGAAAGAAAAATTATGCTTGTCAATGCCGAAAAGGGACCTGCAAATGACGGATACCGGACCATGAATGCGAGGAAGAAGGGGTTTGTACCCCATCCGGAAAATTTAAAGTAGCCGCCAACAAAAAGCCCTCCTTGCGGAGGGCCTTCCTTTGTCCAAATCTGCCATAAACTACCCAGCTACTGCAGATCCTTCTTTAACCGGCCTTGTTCTGTATCCATGCCGGTATTTCTATTTCGCGAAGCCTTAACATTAGTATTTCCGAACCTGTAAGCAAAGTTTATCCTGAATACCCTGGTCTCCAGTTTCTGGACCAGTCTGTAATCAAAGCCCGGGTAAACACTGTTGACGTCCTGCCTGATGGTATTGAAAACATCCGCAATTGCAAACTTGAGCGTACCCTTATCCTTCAGGATGGTTTTGGAAAGCCCGATATCCATTGAATAAATTGGGGCTATCATGACCGTACTGTAGACAAGCTTACCCGTGAACTTATTATTGAGTTCTGCTGTAAGCCCTTTTGCCAGGTGAAAACTATTGCTATTATTGACCAGTAGGAAAAACCTTCCGGCATTGAGGTCCTTGCCATTCAGGTTTTCGGATCTTGTTTCCAGGTAAATGGCATTGGCATTGATATTGCTCCTTAGCCATTTTCCAACAGTAATGGGCGCGCTTGCACTTATCCGGAAGATCTGCTGTTTATTCAGGTTGGCATAAGTGGAATAAATGGCCTTGGCACTGGTATCCGGCAGGAGTACTTCAGAGATCATATCCTCCGTAAAGCTGGCCGCGCCCTGCAGGATATACTTTCCTTTCACTACCAGGGTCATTTCAAATTGATGCATGCGTTGGGGATCCAGGAATGGATTACCTACCCGGTAACCATATTGGTCAAGGAAGTAGATAAACGGATTCAGCGATTGATAGTTTGGTCTTTGGATGCGTTTGGAATAGGAGAATCCCAATCGATATTCCTTGTTGATGGCATAAGATAGCTGAAGGAAAGGGAAATAATCCACATAACTACGGTTCACCGTTTTGTTGGTAGTAGGTGATATCCCTTCAGAGTTGGTTTTCTCGACCCTGATTCCCCATTGGTATTGCCATTTCCTGAGATTATAGGAGCCATTCAGGTAACCGGCCCAGACCGTTTCATCGTAGTTGAAGGAATTGGTACGAAGCGGATCATTCTGCCATTCTTCCCCAGCCTTCTTTTCGAAAATCATGGTATTATCAGACAGCACATTGGAAACCTTGAAACCGGCATCGAGTTTCATCCATTTGGGATGAAAGGTATAATCCATCCTGGCCGACCTGATCTCAATGCCTGTATTGTTGGCACTCCTTAGCAATTGGGCAGGCTTCCACAGGGAACCATCCGGAAATGAAAAGGTATTGTTGTAATTAACATCCTCATCACTGGTAAACCTTCCCCAATCCACATCAACATTGATCTCGTGCAGGCCGGAATCAAACTGCTGCTTGTAGTTGACGTTGTAGGTATAGTTGGACAAATTTGACCTGCTTCCCGTACTTGAAGCCAGCAGGGAATCTACTATTACAGAGGTTCCCATTTGGGTAGTTCCGTTTACACATTGATCTTCCCTGTTGAGCGTTCCATTGAACAGGAAGCCAACAACAGCGTTCTTACCAATGGACCAATCGACCCCTGCCCTTAGCGAATGGTTAAGGTTATTGTTCTTTTCAAAATTGGCTTGCCTAAAATCGGTTATCGTTCCATTGGACTCAGCCTTACGGGAGATATCGAGCTCCTTGAAAGATTCATTGTGCTGAAGGTTGTAGCTTCCAAAAATGTTCAAGGCCCTGGTCCGGTAATTCAACTGCCATCCGGCATTAGCCTTGCTGTATTGACCCATTCCGCCGCCCAGGGTGACCATACCATTCGCACCATATCCCTTCATTCGTTTTGTCCGGATATTGATCACCCCACCGTTACCAGCTGCATCATACTTTGCAGAAGGGGAGGATACCAGCTCAATGGACCTTACCTCATCCCCTTGCATGGATTTAAGCATGGCATGAAGATCCGCATTACTTAAGTAGGTAGGTTTACCATCGATCAAAACCTGGACACCAGATTTACCATTCAAATTGATGTTGCCGTCCTTGTCGACAATAACCCCTGGGGACTTTTCCAAAAGCTCCAGGACAGTAGAGCCGGCTGCGCTGATACCAGCCTCCACGTTTACCACCGTCATCCCCATTTTATACTCAACCAGGGGCTTTTTGGCAGTCACGGCCACTGCTTGCAAAACATCACTT is drawn from Flavihumibacter rivuli and contains these coding sequences:
- a CDS encoding outer membrane beta-barrel protein, which codes for MKGFFLLFQLLVFCVADQVSAQQNRSVSGMVTDSAGNAISAATVVVTREKDNGVLVSTVSGSDGSFMVNLSSAPGQFLIRISAVGHSPLTVGPYSLKDGQLSISLGRLTLRQSSDVLQAVAVTAKKPLVEYKMGMTVVNVEAGISAAGSTVLELLEKSPGVIVDKDGNINLNGKSGVQVLIDGKPTYLSNADLHAMLKSMQGDEVRSIELVSSPSAKYDAAGNGGVINIRTKRMKGYGANGMVTLGGGMGQYSKANAGWQLNYRTRALNIFGSYNLQHNESFKELDISRKAESNGTITDFRQANFEKNNNLNHSLRAGVDWSIGKNAVVGFLFNGTLNREDQCVNGTTQMGTSVIVDSLLASSTGSRSNLSNYTYNVNYKQQFDSGLHEINVDVDWGRFTSDEDVNYNNTFSFPDGSLWKPAQLLRSANNTGIEIRSARMDYTFHPKWMKLDAGFKVSNVLSDNTMIFEKKAGEEWQNDPLRTNSFNYDETVWAGYLNGSYNLRKWQYQWGIRVEKTNSEGISPTTNKTVNRSYVDYFPFLQLSYAINKEYRLGFSYSKRIQRPNYQSLNPFIYFLDQYGYRVGNPFLDPQRMHQFEMTLVVKGKYILQGAASFTEDMISEVLLPDTSAKAIYSTYANLNKQQIFRISASAPITVGKWLRSNINANAIYLETRSENLNGKDLNAGRFFLLVNNSNSFHLAKGLTAELNNKFTGKLVYSTVMIAPIYSMDIGLSKTILKDKGTLKFAIADVFNTIRQDVNSVYPGFDYRLVQKLETRVFRINFAYRFGNTNVKASRNRNTGMDTEQGRLKKDLQ